From the genome of Halichoerus grypus chromosome X, mHalGry1.hap1.1, whole genome shotgun sequence:
CTGAGGACACAACCCTTAAACCATGGCTCTTACATCCCTGAGAACCTTGAAGACTGAGTTAGGGGATGCTCAGGCTGCAGCTCTACCTGAGGCCCTCTAGGTCTGAGAGTAGCTAAGGCATGGTCTCTCAGCACTCCCTATATTCTGAGCTGTTGGTGTCTAGCCCCCCATTCATACAGGGTTctcattttgtcttctctttgATTAAAGGCTGCTGGCAAATCCTCATCCCTGCAAACACTTGAGCAGGTTCCTGACTGCCAACCTTGCAGACACTGGGACACTGTCCCTAGGAAGATGTGAGATGGGGAAGCTGTGGCACAAGGCAGGGGGCTGCCCAGGTGTTAAGCTGTCAGAGAAGAATCACCCtgatctcttccttctctgcGCCAGCTAGACAGCATCTTATGCAGTTTCACTCCTGACAGATTTCCTTCCTACACGGAAAGGGCAGAGCAGGATAATTTGGAGAGCCCCCGATCTTTTCAGGTTATCTGATACTGCCTATATAGATGATCATATTGTCActgaatatcatttttttcttttctttcttcacacaTTTACTCAGCATTACTATTACTGTGGCTATGTATTCCAAAACACTGCTTTGGGTCAGGGTTTTGTTTATCCCATGAGATGTATTTTGGAGTAATGAGAAGAAAAACGAAATAAAAGATACAAGGTCCGGCTCAGgctgggaggaaaggaagagcatGGGTCTCTAGACTGATCCGGACCAATCCAGACCAGGGATCCAGTCCCAGTGAGGTGACTTACCACTCCTGTGAACTTGAGATATTCACAAGTCGTTTATCTGTAAGTGAAGTTCGCTAAGCTCTATCCTATAGGAATGTTGGCATTTATGTACTGTGTAAAGCACTTGGCATACTCATTAAGATATATTGGGCCTGAATGAATGCCAGTTATTATTATGAACCCCCAAAAATACCACCCTcccatttaagtttatttttaatccagtaGATAGCAGAGAATATACCGTGCACAGGGACAAAAACAAACGTTCTTAagctaagaaaaattaaagtatcTTATCTTTTTACTAAGactaaaaggaaaaggcaaaccaTGAATTaaacaccttttatttatttttttaactttttttctccatttcgtGTTCCTATTTTACTGTGTGGTTCTTCCACATTTCCATGAAAATCCCTATTGCAGTGCCATGTTATCTGCTTTTGGATCACGAATACAATATAGATGGTctgtgactttctttttcatgtacCCAAACTGTAACTCTCATTTGTGAAACAGCGATAAATGAGAGCCACGTCATTCTTAAGTTTATATTCTAGAACTAAATGAGctattagaagaaaaaacatttgaaaacaccTAAATAAATATAACTGTGTATGTGTTTATAGAAGCTAACCGTTTCGAACACATAGGAAGAAGATCTGTGCTTTGTCCCCTCCAACCCCTAGGACTCTGCACTACCTGGAAGGTCGACTGCCCTCTTCCACCGCAAGGAAAAGCAGCCGCCCCCGCTGACCGACTAGACGCGGCGCCAGCCACGGGCCGCCGCGCGCTCCTTCTGCTCTTGCAGCGCCTCCTCGTACAGCTCGGGGAAGCAGCTGGGCACGGTGTCGTTGATCTTGGCCAGGACCTGCAGCACCTGCATCTTGCTGGTCTCCGCGCGGGCTCGCGGGCCCCACAGGAACTCGTGGCGCGGAGGGTCGCTGGCGGGCACCGCGCGGTACTCCAGGTAGCCCTGGTGCACCAGGTCTTGGGTGATGAGCTGCCGGGGCTCGCCGAAGATCAGGtgcctcctgccctcctggaggcCCAGCACGTTGAGGAACTCCCAGACCTCCTCCTCGGTGGCGCGGTTGCCCTTCATGAAGATCATGCCCAGGAGCGCCATCAGGAGGCCGGTCTTGGGCAGCCCCTTGTTGCCGTCGCCCGGGAGGGACAGCTTGCTGACCAGGGTGTAGGACTGGCCGCGGGTGTCGACCTCCTTGAGCTCGAGCCCGAAGACCAGCTCCATGCGCTCGGAGGCGAGCCTGAAGATCTCGGGGAAGTGCTGGCCGTACTTCCTGCCGACCATCTTCAGCAGCGCGGCCCGCGTGATGGGCTCCCCGGTGCCATGCTTCTCCAGCAGGTACTGCACCAGCATGCTGGCCTTGCGGGTGAGGGGGTCTTTGCGGGTGGCCCGGGCGGCCAgggcggcggcggccgccgcGTTCTGGGCGCCCTGGTCACGTGGCGGGCCTGCAGGGTCCACGCCAGGAGACCCAGGGGCCGGGGCGCCCTGGGGCTGCGGGGCGGGACCCGCCTCGGGGGAGCCCGGGGGCATAGCCCCCACGCTgggcgggggggagcgggggggctCCTCTGCTGCGGGGGCTGCTGCTTCAGCAGCAGGAGCACCCCCGAGACTCTGAGCCTCACCGCGGCCCTGGTGGCGTTTCTCCCGGGCACGGACCTTGCTCTTCTGGCCCCGAGGCATGGCGACACTGGGCAAGGCTGGTAGGTGGTGAGGGCACCTGGAGAGGGGGGACGGTGAGGTGGGGTGAGCCCCTTCAGTGGAGAGATCCCACCTTGGCTTTGACCACGGCCACCCCTGCAGGGTCCCCCAGGGCACTGCTGTAGGACCCCACAGGCCTCCCTTGACCCTGGTCAGCCTGGGCCCTGAGCACCCTGTGGAGGAAGGGGGTGTGAGCCTTGGGTCCCCAGGCACACAGCCCTGCCCGGGGGTTACTGGGGTGACGGCAGTGTTCTTGACAGGGAAGACCGCGGTGTCCGGGTTGGGGGGGAGGACGGGGGCTCCTCGCAGTTCACATTCAAGATCGTCCTGTTAATAATTGTTGGCAAGACCcgggcccccaccccccccccccccccccgctctgaAGGAGACCCTGTGATCTTCCAGGGTACCCTGGAGGAGGAAAGCAGGGAGCACTTCAGCCCACCACTCGAGTCAGGGGGCACCTAGTGCCGAGCACTTATGGGAGGGCTTCTCTGCCCGCAGTTCGTGGGGTCCTCCTCGGAATGACGCAGAATCCCCACTTGGACTCCGGGTAGGACCTGGGACCCTCCCTTCCTCTGACTGGGGCTGCACCTGCAGATCAAAGCTCTAACCTGCCTGAGACCTGATAGGAGAAATGGTGCGATGTCTCAGCCTGACATTCCTTTCTTGGGATCTTAAGGGTCGACAGGAGGGGACAGGCCATATTCTCTCTGGTCCCCTCCCTTCAGGGGGGTGGTTCCCCCAGTCCTCACTCAGGGTCGTCCCTTGACTGCTGGTCGAGCCCAGAGCTGCTCTCTCTTGCCCTGCGGCTGGCCACTCAGGCTAATGGCAGCAGGGGCTGGAGACTCATTAGGAGGCTGACAGTCCTCACCCTGAGTCCCGGCAGGACCTGGAAATCCTCCCTCAGCTGACCTGCTGCCAGCCCCTTAGACCAAGGCCCCTACCTCTCCGAGTCTCCGCAGCACAAAGTGAGGGAGCACCTCAGTCCTTAGACCGGCCCGGACCCTCCCAGGCCAAGGCCAGGAGCGGGGACTCTGCGTGGCCCCTGTCCTGGGCTAGGGAGTCCCCCCAGTCCTCACGAAGGACCTCTCCTTCCCGCCAGTCGGCCTGGGATCTCTGCCTGTGCTGAGCCGAGCCAGAGTCCAGCAGCCCCGGGCCAAGGCCTGCAATCCCCGAGACCCCGCGGGGTAAGCGAAGGGACTTGGGGCTTAACAGCCATATTGGGGCCTCCGAGCCCCGAGTGCGGGGGGGGGAGCGGGACAGGGTCTGTTGGACCCCTCTTTCcaggggagagggggctggggggctgtcGGGGACGTGCCCCCACGGTTGTAACCCGGGACTCCTGGGACGTCGACCCCTAACAGCCCGTGGGACCCCTGTCTGGGCTCACCCTAGGCAGCAGCTGTCCGACAAGGCCTCACTGCCCACGGCGTGGTTAGGAGGAAGTTCTCGAGGGCCACGAGGTCCACTTCCGGTCATGTGGGTCTGGGCCCCCAGGAGGACcctggagggtgggggcgggctccgtgggcggggtggggagtggggggtagTGTGTGGTGTGCTGGATTGTAGGGGAGAGTCCCGCGGGATTAGCAAGGGTGTTGTCACTGACTCTTAGCAGGTGGTGTGAATTCTCCCTCTGCCGTGCTGAGTGTGCTGGCCTCAGACCAAGGGTCTCATTTCgttcccagcctccaggaggaaGTATTTGGGGGTGTGAGCTTAGCTGTCATCGCTGGGGCTTCCCCAATCTGACAGTCACCAGGTGGTAGCTTTTGGGGGGACCTGTGCACTTTGGTGGGGACTCAACTCCCTCAGTCGTCTCTCAGTGTCTTTCCTTGACTCTTTGTAGTTGTGGTACCTCCCCTGTGCTGACTTAAGGCCTCACACCAATGACTTAAACTCTCTGAGACTCCTCCTGATAAATAGTGCAGGTACCCCTCATCTGGCCACTCCTTCCAGAGCTTTCATTAGACATTTACACCTTATTCAAGTCCTGTTCCAATAACCCCATACTGTCATTGTTAGTACATGTGTCTTATAGCAGAGTATTCCCAATTCTTCCCTTCCTATACGTCATACCATTGATgccatttattttgcttatccatAAGGTATAGTCACTGGTTgcattgttgttttaa
Proteins encoded in this window:
- the LOC118540423 gene encoding melanoma-associated antigen B17-like; its protein translation is MPRGQKSKVRAREKRHQGRGEAQSLGGAPAAEAAAPAAEEPPRSPPPSVGAMPPGSPEAGPAPQPQGAPAPGSPGVDPAGPPRDQGAQNAAAAAALAARATRKDPLTRKASMLVQYLLEKHGTGEPITRAALLKMVGRKYGQHFPEIFRLASERMELVFGLELKEVDTRGQSYTLVSKLSLPGDGNKGLPKTGLLMALLGMIFMKGNRATEEEVWEFLNVLGLQEGRRHLIFGEPRQLITQDLVHQGYLEYRAVPASDPPRHEFLWGPRARAETSKMQVLQVLAKINDTVPSCFPELYEEALQEQKERAAARGWRRV